A region of the Stieleria neptunia genome:
CGTCGCGCGGCGCGAAGCGTAACAGAGTTCACGCCAGGATGGGCTTGATCACCGATCCATGGACGTCGGTCAGGCGGCGTTCGAATCCGTTGTGATAAAACGTCAATCGGCGATGATCGAGCCCCAACAGATGCAGAATCGTGGCGTGGAAATCGTACACGGTCGTGACGTCCTCCACGGCTTTGTAACCAAATTCATCGGTCGCCCCGTACGTGAACGGCGCCTTGACTCCGGCCCCCATCATCCAGGCGGTGAATCCGTCGGGATTGTGGTCTCGACCGCTGGCGCCTTTTTGAAACGTCGGCATGCGGCCGAATTCGGTCGTCCACACCACCAGCGTGTCTTTCAACAATCCTCTCCGCTTCAGGTCGCGGAGTAATGCGGCGCAGGGCTGATCGAGCACCGGTCCGTGCTTGCTGTATTGCTCGTGGATCTTTTTGTGGCCGTCCCAATTGCTGACGCCTTCGCCGCCGGTTTGATAGGCCCCGTTGAACAGCTGGACGAAGCGAACACCTTTCTCGATCAACCGTCGTGCCAAGATGCAGTTTTTAGCGAACTGCGCTTTCAACGTGTTCTCCGCATCGTCGGCACCGTACTCGCGCAACGTCGACTTCGACTCGGTCGACAGATCGGTGACCTCGGGGACGGAAAGCTGCATTTTGGCGGCGAGTTCGTAACTGGAAATCCGCGCGGCCAGTTCTTCATCGCCCGGGAATTGCTGCAGGTGCCGTTCGTTCAATCGTTGCAAGAAACGGCGTGTCGCGCGATCGGTTTTGCCGCTGGTACCGGCGGGGATCTCCAGATTGCTGATCGGCTTGTTCGCACTCCACTGGGTGCCCTGGAACGCCGCCGGCAGAAAACCCGGTCCCCAATTGTTGACGCTGGATTGTGGTGTGCCGCGGGGGTCAGAGATGGCGACGTAGGCAGGCAGGTTTTCGTTTTCGGTTCCAAGGGCCCAGGTCGTCCAAGCACCCATGCTGGGGAATCCGTCCAACGTGTAACCGGTGGACATAAAATTTTCGCCCGGGCCGTGGGTGTTCGTCTTGCCGGTCAACGAGTGAATGAAGCACATGTCATCGGCCAGCTCGGCCAACTGTGGCACGAGCTGCGAGACCATTTTCCCGGACCGGCCACGCGGTTTGAACTCCCACGGGCTTTGGGTCAGCATGCCTTGCTGGCCCTGGAAGGTGACCAAGTCCTCGGCACCCGGCATCGGCTGGCCGTGGCGTTTGATCAGCTCGGGTTTGTAGTCGAACGTGTCGATCTGGCTGCACGCTCCCGAGCAAAAGATGACGAGCACGTTCTTGGCCGCCGGCCGATGATGTGTCGGCCGCGCGGCGAACGGTCGCGAAGGGTCGATCGTGGGGCGGATCGGTGGATCGTCGGCCGACGCGTTTTGCTGCTGCAACAGACTCGCCAGCGCAATGCCCCCCAAGCCGCTGGCGGTCTGGGAAAGAAACTGTCGTCGGTCCAGAAGGGGTTTCATCGTGGCGTAAGCTTCCAGCTTGCGTAGGGGACACAGTGGTTCAGGGGATCATCACAAACTCATTCGCGTTGAGCAACGCTCGGGCGAATTGGACGAGCCCTTCTTGGTCAAGGAACGCGGCGCTGTCGGATAACTCGTCGCCGGTCGGCGGCCGACCGAAACACAAATGCCAAGCACGGGTGATCCGCGCCGACGGCGTCTCGGCTTCGTTTTCCAACCGCGCCGCCAAACGCTCGGCCTGCTGCATGACGAATCGGCTGTTGAGCAAATTCAGTGCTTGCAGCGGCGTCGTGGAACGGCTGCGTTTGGGCACAACCATGCTGGCATCGGGACAATCAAAGACCCCGAACACTTGATCCCGTTCTTGACGCACCTTGGTCATGTAGATCATGCGCCGCCAGTCCTCGGGCCCATACTCTTGTTTCGGATGGTAGTGACGGACGTTTTCCAGTTGCACCGCAAAGGCGCTAAATCCAGGTCCGCCCGTGGCGTCACGCCGAAGCGAACCGCTGGCCGCCAGGATGGAATCGCGGATCGTTTCGGCGTCGCGTCGGCGCGGTGGGAAACGCCACAGCAATCGGCAATCGGCATCGACGGTCTTTCCGTCCTGATGCGGTCGATTGCTTTGCCGCCAGGTGTGTGAATTCAAGATCAGACGATGGATGTGCTTGAGCGACCAATCCTGTTCGATCAACTCGCTGGCCAGATAGTCCAGCAACTCGGGATGGCTGGGCGGGGCGCCGTTGTGGCCGAAATCGCTGGGCGTGTCGACGATACCGGTGCCGAAATGAAATTGCCACAGTCGATTGACGATCACTCGCGGCGTGAGCGGATTGTCGGCGGCGGCAATCCAATCGGCCAGGGCCAGCCGGCGCGATCGTTCCGGTGCATCTTGATCCAAATTCAACGATCCGAACACTTCAATCGCATTCGGGCCGACCGGTTCGCGGCGGGCATCGGGTTCGCCGCGATACAGTCGATAGGTTTGACCGGGTTGCGAAAACGTCCCGGCGTAGACTCGGGGTGACGTTTCAAGTGCGGCCTTTCGTTGGCGGGCCTGTTTGAGCCGATCCAGCCATTGTCTTGCTCGGCGCGCGTCGGCGGGCGAGACCTGGTCGAAGCGATACGACGCGTCTTCGGGCTGGACGTTGCCGAGCGGTCGACGATCGGACGAAGACGCCAAACGTACCCAGTGGCCGGGCTCGGTCGCCACGTCGATGTGATAGGCCGTGGCGAGGCGATCGGAGTATCTTTGTTCGCGGTCGCGTCCCCAAACAATGCGGTCGATCACGGTCGGTTCGGGGAATTCGATTTGCACCCAGCCACCGTCAACCGAGTCGACGATCCAGCTGCGGGCATTGCCGTAACGCCCGTCATTGATGTGCAGCAGCTTGTGCAGCGGGTGTTGAAAATCACCAGAGGAACTCGTCGTGGCACCGGAACTGGCCAGTGCGACGTTTTGATCGCCGGCGTAGACCTCCAACTCATCAAGACAGGCTTGGGAGCCCGAGGTTTGTTCGATCGTGAAACGCACAAAGCGGGCCAACCGCGGGGCGAAACGCTCTTCGTTCTCAGCCGGATTGACGGTCGCACGCAGCACCGGCGGGCCTGAGCGGTGCGATGGTGAATCCGGTTGCAGCACGACGACATCCGCCGTCACGGCACTCCCGCTGTCTCCGGCGATCAGCACGAGTTGATCATCCGGCGAGAACGCGTGGACCCCGGCATCGAAAAAGCCACTCCATCTGGCCACGCCATCGACTTCGCCGGATCCATCGGCCAGCCGCTGTTGATTGACGGAGCAGATTTCGCGATCTCCCGTCGCCGAACGCAACACGTAGCGCGCGTCGCAGCAGTGGGTGGCGTAGCCCGCGCCCCAGCTGAGCCAGACGCGGTGAAGACCGCTGGCACGTGGATGGTAGATGACGGTTTCTTCGCCCGGTCGAGCTTTCCACCAGGTGTACCGTTTGCCGCCGAAGTC
Encoded here:
- a CDS encoding DUF1501 domain-containing protein; amino-acid sequence: MKPLLDRRQFLSQTASGLGGIALASLLQQQNASADDPPIRPTIDPSRPFAARPTHHRPAAKNVLVIFCSGACSQIDTFDYKPELIKRHGQPMPGAEDLVTFQGQQGMLTQSPWEFKPRGRSGKMVSQLVPQLAELADDMCFIHSLTGKTNTHGPGENFMSTGYTLDGFPSMGAWTTWALGTENENLPAYVAISDPRGTPQSSVNNWGPGFLPAAFQGTQWSANKPISNLEIPAGTSGKTDRATRRFLQRLNERHLQQFPGDEELAARISSYELAAKMQLSVPEVTDLSTESKSTLREYGADDAENTLKAQFAKNCILARRLIEKGVRFVQLFNGAYQTGGEGVSNWDGHKKIHEQYSKHGPVLDQPCAALLRDLKRRGLLKDTLVVWTTEFGRMPTFQKGASGRDHNPDGFTAWMMGAGVKAPFTYGATDEFGYKAVEDVTTVYDFHATILHLLGLDHRRLTFYHNGFERRLTDVHGSVIKPILA
- a CDS encoding PSD1 and planctomycete cytochrome C domain-containing protein; translation: MLFLASGDAVAIEFATDIEPIFHEHCLDCHGPDEQNSQFRLDRLAVLLAGGNSGEPAVVPGNPDASYLLSLVKHEEPGWEMPPDGALSPDEIDLIEQWIRGGASTPSRYGPAKENVELKHWSFQPIRRPDLAAPNSDGIDALIRRKLAENGLQPSPIAERRVLIRRLYLVMTGLPPTPEQIEAFVRDDRHDAWQRLVETILASPHYGQRWASHWLDLVRFGETNGFETNRERPNAWHYRDWVIDSLNEDLPYDEFIRQQIAGDALGADIGTGFLVAGPHDIVKGKDPKLGLVQRMNELDDMINTTGTAFLGLTTGCARCHNHKFDPISQRDYYAMQAVFAGVHHGERSLPPSSETKQTLTETEAEIAELTDKLQPYVAGETIASIAIDESRAQPVFQPAGTAAKQGRDEADFGGKRYTWWKARPGEETVIYHPRASGLHRVWLSWGAGYATHCCDARYVLRSATGDREICSVNQQRLADGSGEVDGVARWSGFFDAGVHAFSPDDQLVLIAGDSGSAVTADVVVLQPDSPSHRSGPPVLRATVNPAENEERFAPRLARFVRFTIEQTSGSQACLDELEVYAGDQNVALASSGATTSSSGDFQHPLHKLLHINDGRYGNARSWIVDSVDGGWVQIEFPEPTVIDRIVWGRDREQRYSDRLATAYHIDVATEPGHWVRLASSSDRRPLGNVQPEDASYRFDQVSPADARRARQWLDRLKQARQRKAALETSPRVYAGTFSQPGQTYRLYRGEPDARREPVGPNAIEVFGSLNLDQDAPERSRRLALADWIAAADNPLTPRVIVNRLWQFHFGTGIVDTPSDFGHNGAPPSHPELLDYLASELIEQDWSLKHIHRLILNSHTWRQSNRPHQDGKTVDADCRLLWRFPPRRRDAETIRDSILAASGSLRRDATGGPGFSAFAVQLENVRHYHPKQEYGPEDWRRMIYMTKVRQERDQVFGVFDCPDASMVVPKRSRSTTPLQALNLLNSRFVMQQAERLAARLENEAETPSARITRAWHLCFGRPPTGDELSDSAAFLDQEGLVQFARALLNANEFVMIP